The genomic segment ATTCTTCACTcgaggaaaaaaaattaaattcatTCATATCACTAGACAAATTACTGTCAGAAGAACCATTTGACGAAATAGAGTAAGAATCATACATATCATATGAACTAGATTTAGATGaaatattttccttattctcaattatactattattatattctttatctaacattattgtatttatttcGTTCTCTTTTCCTGGTAtggtattttttatattttccttttccgTTTCATTATATCTAATATGTTCatcatatatacaattattatcgttcattttattattatttagttCCATGAAACATGcatatgaattatttaaattattctcggatgattcattatttttgctacaaaaatattcttctatattttgttcagattcttcatttttttttttatcatcccTTATATCATCTTCTTTATTAATCATTATAAGTGTTCTTTGAGATTCTAAATTTTGTTCttctaaaataaaattgtctttgatattatcattttcttttatattatcatctatTTTGTGGTCTTtcatttcatcattttttattatattatcatctatTTTGTGGTCTTTcatttcatcattttcttttatattatcatctatTTTGTGGTCTTTcatttcatcattttctattatattatcatctatTTTGTGGTCTTTcatttcatcattttcttttatattatcatctatTTTGTGGTCtttcatttcattattttcttttatattatcatctatTTTGTGGTCTTTcatttcatcattttcttttatattatcatctatTTTGTGGTCtttcatttcattattttcttttatattatcatctatTTTGTGGTCTTTcatttcatcattttcttttatattatcatctatTTTGTGGTCTTTcatttcatcattttctattttattctCTCCTCTTTTATCATCTTGTAACTTATTTTCATTTCTCTTTTGTGTATTTTGCATACTTGGTTCACATAACCCCTCACATATAACAACAAAATCCAAATCCAGTTGATCATTCTTTTTATACTTCTGTAATATTTTATCGGCACAATCAGACaaggtataaatatatttaatcttAACATcgtatttcttttttgtacAAACATTTTTCCAATTCAAAggaattaaattaaatatcattctttttttattaatttttgaaTTGGAATTTTTAGCAATTCCttttacaaaattatttaagggttttttttcatttaatacaTCCATATTTCCAATGCTAATCGCTATCATATTACGTATCATGTCTTCTGATATATCCTGTGTTGGAATATTTGATACATTATTTCTTCGtgatataataacattatttCTATTAAATGGTAGATTTCTTGTATTTAAGGAAGTAGTTATATTTCTTCGTTCATTCCttgaatttaaaatattattatatatcatatctAAAAATCGGTATTCAATATCTAAAGGTTGACGATTGGTATTAGGAACATTTCGCATCTCATTACTAATATTActaatcatatttatattatccgaattattattattattattattattattttggttCATATTGTTaacattattttgttcattcgTGTgtcttatatttataacgttattaataatattattatttgaattatcaGTATTGGTGTTTTGAGCATTTGAACTTACAACATTGGCATGAAGGTCATTTTGAACATTTAAACTTTGACCATTTTGAacatttatatctttattattttgatcatTTATATCTTCATCATTTTGACCATTTACACTTTGACcattttgaatatttatatctttgtCATTTTGAacatttatatctttattattttgatcatTTATATCTTGATCATTTTGAATATTTACACTTTGACCATTTTGAATATTTACACTTTGACCATTTTGAATATTTACACTTTGACCATTTTGAATATTTACACTTTGACCATTTTGAATATTTACACTTTGACCATTTTGAACATTATCTTGTAAGTGCATAGATCCAGGAATAACTTcaacatttaaataatatccttcattttgttcattcATGGTCTGGTTTTCATTATTACAATCAGCATTcctattatccatattattttgataattcTGAGCATTCGTATTTCTTGTATTTCCTATACGACTTATGTCAAAGGTACGTCCCATCATATTAACTACATTCATATCTCTATTAAAATTCAAGGTATTATTAggattatataacatattatttatatatgtatacaaatTATGACCTACACTATTACTTCTACGATTAGGTACATTACTTTCTACAGCAGTTAAATTGTTTGATAAAGGATTATTAATGAAAAGTCTAAAATGTTGAGTACTAGGtatagtattattattattattattattactattttctATACTCGAATTTATTCGATTTCTTAAAATTGTATTATGTCTTTGTAATGAACTATTATTTAATGGTGTATTAGTATATGGTACTCCATGAGCAATAGGGATATTGACAAATGaataatttgttttataaggtaaattattatccaccatattgttatcatcataagaaaatgatgatgaagaacaTGATAAGGATGAATAAGAGAATGATTCATCATTAATATCATATGATgtgttatattttcttacACATATATCCTTATTACTTCTccttttatctttttttaatttattcatatgtCCTTTATAATATGTCATATAATTCATTTCCATATCTatagtattatttataattccaCTCAGATGATTTTCCTTCATTAAACTCGTACTTGTTAGTtccttcctttttttttctaaaagataattgtttttatttaagtaccttcttttaaatattcggaaattattttttcgtTTGTAATTATCATcgtcatcatcttcatcatcatcatcatagtcgtcatcatcataatcgtcatcatcatcatcatcgtcatcatcatcatcgtcaTCATCATCGTCATCATCATGAACACCAATATTATAAAGAGCATCAACATTATTAAcactaatattattatcaccttCATTATTAACATTTACATTATCAACATTTACATTATCAACATTTACATTATCAGCATCTACATTATCAACATTTACATTATCAGCATCTACATTATCAACATTTACATTATCAACATTTACATTATCAACATTTACATTATCAACATTTACATTATCAACATCTACATTATCAGCATCTACATTATCAACATTTACATTATCAACATTTACATTATCAACATTTACATTATCAACATTTACATTATCAACATCTACATTATCAGCATCTACATTATCAACATTTACATTATCAACATATACATTATCAGCATttacattatcatcatctacattatcatcatctacattatcatcatccacattatcatcatctacattatcatcatcataatcaaTGGAACGGGAAAACCCctcataatttaataatttatacgATGCATTCGCTTCTAATAAATCACTATATTCTTCTTTCAAACCATTtgataaatgtataatatcTAACaagttattattatgatctcTTAATTCACAAATTactaataatttctttttgaaaaattccttttcattattatttatatttatataatttcttgAACATAAACGTAAATCATTTGGtgacatattattaatttgaatatatttaattactctttttaattttttgatatattttaaggGAGCCTGTTTATAATTTCTCGATATTTTACatactttcttttttttcttcttttttatttcgttTCCAAAttgaattataaatattgcaTCATCATTTGAAAATAATTGAtgtttaaaagaaaaattattattatgtctGGCTTTAATAAAATCTCTAAAACAAttagaaattttttttaaaacgaTGTTAGCTTTtctataacaatatatataagagcggctaaataaacattttttttcaaaaaaagaagaaactttattaatattattattattattattattattattcatacgACATAATTTAGAAAATGCATAGTCTGCATAACATTTTTCTATTCTTAATAaactataatttttatattttctatatattatattgttatcattCATAATTTCTTCATCACTActatattgtataaataaatcatcattaaataaaattaattcacTTTCATTCTTGGttttactattatatatatattgtgatAAAAAATCCTTTGCATGTTCCGCATACATACGAAGATTATCATATTTCTTACATATAACATTCAAtgaatttttattcataccATGATATGTGTTTAATAAggttttcaattttttttttcttatattgtttcttttttcttttttttttatctgttcctttgtaatattatatttattgtacGCATCTTCATAATGGGaatacaaaagaaaatattgatataaaGATTTTATATACCCATTTTTTAGCAAATTATGAGAATTTACTTGTAGTGTATTACtatcaaataaatttaaaggAACATTACATCTTCTAAGAAATATGTTAGAATACATCTTTTTAATTCTCAACATAAATTtcttcatattataatatatatcccattgtatgttataaaattCCTTTCCTATGTATGCTTGTTTTAAAATTAACAGCAGAGAATCTACTGGAAAATTTTGTGATATTGTTATAAGTACAGATTTCAAATATTCttttctaaaaataaaaaaaagtgatAAATCAACAGGAATTGTAGTTTTTCttataagaatattatttattatattatctgCGGGTAATACAGATTTCTTTCCTTTTGTACAATCATgagataaatttttatttttcattttgttttctttcGTTTCACTATAttcatgtaatatattttgttctttattattataatcctGTActctattattatcattaggTGAATTAGTTTGAGCAACATTTCTATAATAAATatcttcatataaaaatgcaCAACCTTTGTCGTTTTCAAAGAGCTCTCctacttttatattattatgtataaacatatttctAAAATAATCTATTGCTTCATCATAATCATACCTTTttctaaaataataaaaattgttcaaattatatatatgtatattgtgCGTATTTGATCCAATGGCtagtaaattttttttgaaattaaATGATATGGCCCATGTAGAAGTATctgattttatatacattttattattaaatacaatatctggttgtatatatatttgtacagatttcaaaattttatcattataatcaacattaaataaattaaatgtaaAGATATTAAAACCTTTCCATATATTATgatactttattttattatatggatCCAAAAAAGTTTCTAATCGTCTActataatcattataatatttattttttatatatgatttacagaaattaataaatgcTTTTCtctcttcttttaatttattaagttgttttgtatataacatataattttttatatttttatttaaacgTTTTAGTTgtctttttttgttcttaccTTTGTATTCTTTAACATGTATTTCATACTTTCTTTGAGGATAAAAATACggatttttgtttttaaatttcttaatattttcaaatgGTTTATAATGATACTTTTTTCGATGAAGGTTATAAGTATTAACATTGTGATAACTATCATAGTAATTATCATCATGACTATGGATAGGATAATAATTTGAAGTATCGCTAGAAGAATAATCTCGAGTATAGAACCTATTCTTCTCCTCTTTTCTATTAATCATATCCATATTAGtatcatttaaatttaatgaaaaattctcttcattaatattatcatcatttatttcATCATCCGAAGATGatttcatatattcatttataaaatgatttTTCATTCTGAacgtatttatataatcatttttttcatttagtTCTAAATTATTTCTTAAATTATATCCTATATAAACCTTTTTACGTAgcttattataaaaatctaATTGGTCTACTTCCTTTTCACCATAATCTAAATAATTGTTACAATGGAGGTTTTTATATGTACTTTTgtaatttcttttaattcttatttttttccttttcttcatttttgaatttttcaAATCTTTacaagatatattatttttatcattatttttatcattatttttattatcattatgttTTTCATCATGTTTTTCATCATGTTTTTCATCATGTTTTTCTTCATCCCTTAATTCTTCTTCTAATTCCTCCTCTTCACTCTCAAGACTACTATAAATATCACTAATCCTAAACTtgcatttttgtttttttctttttatacatttttctttttttttttccctttgtGTTTCACTCATTtcattatacattttatcGTTTTCCATTTTCAGTACACCCGTGTGACTGGTTTTAGAAACATCTTCATTATAcatgttgttttttttttttatttttaaaatatcaattttttgtcgtttcttttctttctcATTATATGTATGATTTTCCAtaatatttactttttttttcttttttcgcTCATTGGATTTATTAACATGGTTCATATTACCATCACCAAGACGGTCATTATTAACAATGTCATTTTGTATGTGATTAATAATGTCGTCATCACTATTTGGATCCATAATATCACCGTCAtgaatatcatatattttattattttgatcaatatgttctatattattaggaaaattattaattgtttcaacatttataatttgatctattttatcattagaattgtctaatttttttttcttcttctttttttttttcttttctttagaTACTAAGGATAAGGCTTTCCTTTTCCTATTTTcatgatatttataaaatagcATATTCctcttttctttaattttattttttgaataatcAAAATAGTTACtaatttttgaaaatttaATCATATCAACAATATCGTTGGAGTAATTAGCTAAATATTCTTCATTAATGATAAAGGGGTTACACATAAGTGTGTCTAACTTATTCTTAGATTTAGAATTcaaataatgattattatatggttcaataatattatcattattataattatcattatcattattatataaaatattaagtaGAAAATGGTGTTCGTCAatttttaacttttttaaaaaataatacggATCCTTGGAAATATTGGAAAAAAGGGGAGATGGAACATATTggtcattataaatattttcatatttttgaaaaaaatcatatatattattttccaagactttttttattttctgttTTGTATTAATAGATTCAACAATTTTTTCGACATAATATACATTAGTATCTTCTGACCATCCAACTGAAATTAATATACTTTTATTCATtgcttcattttcttcacattttatattaacatatccTTTAGAATATAAATGTGGAGACAGTATTAAAGAAGGACATGGTatattcatcttttttaagtaaaattcttttttcaattcttcatatatatatgatattttattcatatttttaaaaacggaattattttttttaatttcttcattattaaaataatattgaaatttatatttattattttcatttttatccataaaaaaatgactattatttataaacttattcatttcataaacataaatatattgaccGTAgctaataaatattaattcatACTTTTTACTTACGCACAATAAATTTAAAGCGAATGATATTAGTTTATGTTCTACTCCTTTGTGTAAATCATAAGAACATAATAAATCTACTTGACAATTTTTTAACGTTTTTACATTATCCCAAGGAGTACCGGATAGACGATCATTTCTCATGTTCTTCATTTTGGCCGCATTCAAAAATAGGCTGTAAATTTTATGtaatcttcttttttttaaattatatatatatatatatatatatatatatataaatatatatataaaatattatgttatatgatgtaaatataatttaatgcTATAatgtattcatattttatggAATGAATCTTTTAAGCATTTATCCgtataaatgttatataaaatatatatatatatatatatatatatatgtatgttttcatgatatattatatattgacataaaaataatataaattttacaaaaacaaagaaagtaatactttcttcttttcatattttttaaggaTACATCGTAATTCATAAATTAAACAAATGagttaaaataaaatcaaaataGAGTAAAATGGAATACGACCCCTAATAGCATGTAAGCTTTTTTTATAgaaagataaataaaaaataaaataacataaatataaatataaatatatatggatatatattttttttatttatttattttttttttttttatttatatttatgtttatattcatatatgtaacaaataatataatcaaTGTTCTATAATTTCGTCCTTATTAAGAAAATGTTCTCATATAAGTTTGTTAacataagaatataataaaatataataataatttggcttatatgaaaaaaattatataata from the Plasmodium falciparum 3D7 genome assembly, chromosome: 14 genome contains:
- a CDS encoding WD repeat-containing protein, putative, whose product is MKNMRNDRLSGTPWDNVKTLKNCQVDLLCSYDLHKGVEHKLISFALNLLCVSKKYELIFISYGQYIYVYEMNKFINNSHFFMDKNENNKYKFQYYFNNEEIKKNNSVFKNMNKISYIYEELKKEFYLKKMNIPCPSLILSPHLYSKGYVNIKCEENEAMNKSILISVGWSEDTNVYYVEKIVESINTKQKIKKVLENNIYDFFQKYENIYNDQYVPSPLFSNISKDPYYFLKKLKIDEHHFLLNILYNNDNDNYNNDNIIEPYNNHYLNSKSKNKLDTLMCNPFIINEEYLANYSNDIVDMIKFSKISNYFDYSKNKIKEKRNMLFYKYHENRKRKALSLVSKEKKKKKKKKKKLDNSNDKIDQIINVETINNFPNNIEHIDQNNKIYDIHDGDIMDPNSDDDIINHIQNDIVNNDRLGDGNMNHVNKSNERKKKKKVNIMENHTYNEKEKKRQKIDILKIKKKNNMYNEDVSKTSHTGVLKMENDKMYNEMSETQREKKKEKCIKRKKQKCKFRISDIYSSLESEEEELEEELRDEEKHDEKHDEKHDEKHNDNKNNDKNNDKNNISCKDLKNSKMKKRKKIRIKRNYKSTYKNLHCNNYLDYGEKEVDQLDFYNKLRKKVYIGYNLRNNLELNEKNDYINTFRMKNHFINEYMKSSSDDEINDDNINEENFSLNLNDTNMDMINRKEEKNRFYTRDYSSSDTSNYYPIHSHDDNYYDSYHNVNTYNLHRKKYHYKPFENIKKFKNKNPYFYPQRKYEIHVKEYKGKNKKRQLKRLNKNIKNYMLYTKQLNKLKEERKAFINFCKSYIKNKYYNDYSRRLETFLDPYNKIKYHNIWKGFNIFTFNLFNVDYNDKILKSVQIYIQPDIVFNNKMYIKSDTSTWAISFNFKKNLLAIGSNTHNIHIYNLNNFYYFRKRYDYDEAIDYFRNMFIHNNIKVGELFENDKGCAFLYEDIYYRNVAQTNSPNDNNRVQDYNNKEQNILHEYSETKENKMKNKNLSHDCTKGKKSVLPADNIINNILIRKTTIPVDLSLFFIFRKEYLKSVLITISQNFPVDSLLLILKQAYIGKEFYNIQWDIYYNMKKFMLRIKKMYSNIFLRRCNVPLNLFDSNTLQVNSHNLLKNGYIKSLYQYFLLYSHYEDAYNKYNITKEQIKKKEKRNNIRKKKLKTLLNTYHGMNKNSLNVICKKYDNLRMYAEHAKDFLSQYIYNSKTKNESELILFNDDLFIQYSSDEEIMNDNNIIYRKYKNYSLLRIEKCYADYAFSKLCRMNNNNNNNNNINKVSSFFEKKCLFSRSYIYCYRKANIVLKKISNCFRDFIKARHNNNFSFKHQLFSNDDAIFIIQFGNEIKKKKKKKVCKISRNYKQAPLKYIKKLKRVIKYIQINNMSPNDLRLCSRNYININNNEKEFFKKKLLVICELRDHNNNLLDIIHLSNGLKEEYSDLLEANASYKLLNYEGFSRSIDYDDDNVDDDNVDDDNVDDDNVDDDNVNADNVYVDNVNVDNVDADNVDVDNVNVDNVNVDNVNVDNVNVDNVDADNVDVDNVNVDNVNVDNVNVDNVNVDNVDADNVNVDNVDADNVNVDNVNVDNVNVNNEGDNNISVNNVDALYNIGVHDDDDDDDDDDDDDDDDDDDYDDDDYDDDDEDDDDDNYKRKNNFRIFKRRYLNKNNYLLEKKRKELTSTSLMKENHLSGIINNTIDMEMNYMTYYKGHMNKLKKDKRRSNKDICVRKYNTSYDINDESFSYSSLSCSSSSFSYDDNNMVDNNLPYKTNYSFVNIPIAHGVPYTNTPLNNSSLQRHNTILRNRINSSIENSNNNNNNNTIPSTQHFRLFINNPLSNNLTAVESNVPNRRSNSVGHNLYTYINNMLYNPNNTLNFNRDMNVVNMMGRTFDISRIGNTRNTNAQNYQNNMDNRNADCNNENQTMNEQNEGYYLNVEVIPGSMHLQDNVQNGQSVNIQNGQSVNIQNGQSVNIQNGQSVNIQNGQSVNIQNDQDINDQNNKDINVQNDKDINIQNGQSVNGQNDEDINDQNNKDINVQNGQSLNVQNDLHANVVSSNAQNTNTDNSNNNIINNVINIRHTNEQNNVNNMNQNNNNNNNNNSDNINMISNISNEMRNVPNTNRQPLDIEYRFLDMIYNNILNSRNERRNITTSLNTRNLPFNRNNVIISRRNNVSNIPTQDISEDMIRNMIAISIGNMDVLNEKKPLNNFVKGIAKNSNSKINKKRMIFNLIPLNWKNVCTKKKYDVKIKYIYTLSDCADKILQKYKKNDQLDLDFVVICEGLCEPSMQNTQKRNENKLQDDKRGENKIENDEMKDHKIDDNIKENDEMKDHKIDDNIKENNEMKDHKIDDNIKENDEMKDHKIDDNIKENNEMKDHKIDDNIKENDEMKDHKIDDNIIENDEMKDHKIDDNIKENDEMKDHKIDDNIIKNDEMKDHKIDDNIKENDNIKDNFILEEQNLESQRTLIMINKEDDIRDDKKKNEESEQNIEEYFCSKNNESSENNLNNSYACFMELNNNKMNDNNCIYDEHIRYNETEKENIKNTIPGKENEINTIMLDKEYNNSIIENKENISSKSSSYDMYDSYSISSNGSSDSNLSSDMNEFNFFSSSEECSECEYNTLCLHNSSNINSYSVYKFLKKDNSILFVNNCNVKIKGGEGIIKEYHLKGYKRNKNMNIKNMHSRNKNKKYNRKTKLIPLKINDMEYKYIVNENNDIFISEPFFSIKSKYLEKILLQEGYYKFEENEMNEIQYVNERITKGNTYVNTKDIITSFNSNEKKDQNIYCSKMKYNEGKNNINENTNENVNSCNSFVNMKNIGDEKKEMLDISVLPKKIFNYNISAFIQYMSKKVCNYLFDEHHLKYFNNVSKKKRNFFIDNVYKKKNIYEGTKWNSDIYWTLSNVSFYTADWYDILYRLFFDASSRFYEMLLKHHTHNIPCIKFSPDDNFLLSCSVDKSISLWYPNNVKNDKLENNYNIYDNLFPYYKNEKKKNSKKKMTKHNKTSSSYNDNFNHIFQELDGSYETYDIFMDDNNLMCNNMIEMNINKKIVKVKNEMKKKKKKCSFEKLYNETKRWYINKEKELVEQKRSNILCKQELKHMGWSGDFIIKKNVKKMDFFVDIFFNIPSNIYKDNFICSQYFPYTNKPLNNFLNIFEKYSLFELFKLSFLNIQRKDEKIGNIPSNTNMSNLVNYLLKMNSKKLKYMKENNIDNIVNLLTQGELCINRNKVKNEKEGEKDYMDNEQKDERKRYKRKTLKRIYVAMKYACRHMLKKYLLFRPNNYKEKNYNTKKNMLSSEEIFLNNNKVPLLTDYDFNFSSDTDDEHISYKKNKTKDINNNKLPDSFTYEHNELKKKFHNLHYQQNISDEEKSSSSNDEFSSSSFHYISSSTRTYREGKNLSKDINESDEEYIKKKKIKESLFYKYINKIRREFNSNYVLYRNEKNVMLKNKWMYFLQKLLNQYIHMKCFKKVYAHIKNKLLLNAIRKYKKHNNHKLYFNFHVTTNYKESKILKEVLQNYSTYFDKTNKTKFDNNKNDYKMVNKKFMSYLTLIKKKKLFKKTRRGEQKLNNLNVFQPLCEHINNNNNNNNNNNNNNNNNNCDNNNNNNCDNNSFINNHNYCYNDNRGYTLILKNNVSNFHNIIHNIINISNHNKIIKHSKYLKKYHPHDNNQNIPLCKKKNSKNHQNNHMEKYNFYREKLCTDHEKKKKKKNTFNNIFNDFNKDIRKGITFYSASDSLNSDINEFSYKGKVKRMIKRKKKIKKLYVALSSKKEKTNLYNNNNNMEDSFMIKNDNIYIDKKKMGDNNHSYRNVTLHKHDEKNNNINYNRFHPFNNVRCLKKENIKEHILMKEKKKFNICFLNLNKGNYQINYFSNIGIMKKFYKFCGKGLILVNVQYINNDTEKGKKENIHINNNIKNLNLKENVDVLNKRHKKNIIFQTDIYICSTYKGNKNIKKKKSRTIIFIIKVNVEELKIYLCRKKIFEEKYINNSFYIHTKVVQIIYFLTLQNCKIYSSHNNNNNNNKTEILNVHNYNVNYNMDYSNIDEKSKQKLLKYYLSNDEYMFFQFLTSNLFEKNNRYKNIKPKEIYKNIVKIRNYIFNVKEDDKYEQYMNLLSTCEESNIEIFKDLYNQCRNNKYQSISFNIFFSLLSNYKKNILMLNVSTLRFLYSHMKSEHTNNTNQEKKSQKKKKSSKKKKKQKKNICCINKDDYIYNNIINKEQKKELNKYLILCADKCNIYLLKFKFTKITRNLFTTKFLPLSIQKIPKEEYETFKQAFATSRISLLKIIYERSCIILANQYSNKIFIYFVQKCMYTNTYFLIPYFILPLYTLSIGRKLTPNFNRDKLNCHKKYIINNINYNLKRLLDGKSLEESKDNDFCIAGLDVIYVNKRDDTFELTVYVLLLSNIIFCYKVNFEYY